ATTTTACCTTTTTTTGCACCTCGGTTGCCATTGTTCTTTGTTTCATCCTAATTTGTTTCCTTGATCCGCGGGCAAAAAGATTGCCCATGAAAATGCGCTTGCGAGCCGCATTTACGTTTTCTGCTACTGTTGTGGGAACGGTAGTCATGGCCGGCATGGTCGTCAGATGGATAAAATTAGTTTTGTAGATTTTTTCGGGGCTTTTTAATAAGCCCCCTTTTTTTTATATTTTTTTCCCTTGATTTTTGGGGTAAAAATGATAGAATTAAAGTATTATTGTAATTTTGGGAGGATAATTGAAATATGGCTATTGAGTTAAAGATCAAAAAAAGTGTACCATTGTCGCCATTGACCACTTTTAAGATTGGCGGGCCGGCGAAGTTTTTCGTGGAAGTGAAAACCAAGGAAGATCTGCTTGAGGCGGTCGAATGGGCAAGAAAAGAAAAGGAGCCGATTTATTTTTTGGGTGGCGGCTCGAATTTGCTGATTGCTGATGAAGGTTTGCCGGGGTTGGTGATCAAATTTTCCAATCGGGAAGCCGTCAATCTAAGTCCGCGTTTTGCCTGCGGCGCGGGTGCGTCATTGGCTTATGTAATTTCACTTACCCGAGCGGCCGGTTTATCCGGTTTGGAGTGGGGTTTTGGTATTCCGCAGGCGTTGATCGGCGGCTGTATCCGCGGCAATGCCGGCGGGTTTGGGATGAATACCGGCGATATTATTGAAACGGTAGAGGTTTACAATTTGCATAAAAATCGCTGGGAAACCTTAAGCCAGAAGGATTGCCAATTCGGTTATCGTACCAGTATTTTTAAAACCGATCCCAATTTGATAATTTGGTCGGCGATCTTCAGATTAAAACCGGCTCCGGTCGAACAAATCAACGCGATGGTCGAAAATAATATGCAGAAGCGCGACGCTTCTCAACCAAAATTACCCAACGCCGGTTCAGTTTTTAAGAATTTATTTGTCGACGATATCCGCCATATTAATCCGCAATTGGCTGAATTTATTGACGAGCAAGGCGTGGCTAAAGGCGGCAAGATCGGCGCCGGATATCTGATCGATATGCACGGTCTTAAGGGTAAGGCCATGGGCGGCGCGAAAATTTCCCTCGAGCACGCCAACTTTATCGTCAACACCGGCCGCGCCACGGCCCGCGACGTGATCGAGCTGATGGAATTCGTG
The sequence above is drawn from the Patescibacteria group bacterium genome and encodes:
- the murB gene encoding UDP-N-acetylmuramate dehydrogenase, encoding MAIELKIKKSVPLSPLTTFKIGGPAKFFVEVKTKEDLLEAVEWARKEKEPIYFLGGGSNLLIADEGLPGLVIKFSNREAVNLSPRFACGAGASLAYVISLTRAAGLSGLEWGFGIPQALIGGCIRGNAGGFGMNTGDIIETVEVYNLHKNRWETLSQKDCQFGYRTSIFKTDPNLIIWSAIFRLKPAPVEQINAMVENNMQKRDASQPKLPNAGSVFKNLFVDDIRHINPQLAEFIDEQGVAKGGKIGAGYLIDMHGLKGKAMGGAKISLEHANFIVNTGRATARDVIELMEFVKKEIKIRFKVELEEEIVYLR